Proteins encoded within one genomic window of Jiangella mangrovi:
- a CDS encoding D-alanine--D-alanine ligase family protein: MSARVAVIGGGQNCEHEVSLASAAAVADALETAGYTVVRLTIDRDGGWRHDGSPPGDGGCPVDLADAIHVLRTCDVAVPVVHGPRGEDGTLAALCDLAGVPYVGSGVLAGALAMDKWATKLIAADLGIAIAPGVLLTPSTAPGCRWTRPVVVKPVAAGSSQGVTLVRDAAGLPAALDAAFALDDRVLVEDLVVGREIDLAVLARPDGSRTVAPALEIVVAGGVFDYEQKYGGGADFRIPAELADTERKALEDAAVAMFDGLGCAGFARIDFFLTADGPVLNEVNTMPGFTEQSQVPKMFAAAGVSYAELLDLLVRDVLG; the protein is encoded by the coding sequence ATGAGTGCGCGCGTGGCCGTGATCGGCGGCGGGCAGAACTGCGAGCACGAGGTGTCGCTGGCCTCCGCGGCCGCCGTCGCCGACGCCCTCGAGACCGCCGGATACACCGTCGTGCGCCTCACCATCGACCGGGACGGCGGCTGGCGGCACGACGGCTCCCCACCCGGCGACGGTGGCTGTCCCGTCGACCTCGCCGACGCCATCCACGTGCTCCGGACCTGCGACGTCGCCGTCCCCGTCGTGCACGGGCCGCGCGGAGAGGACGGCACGCTCGCCGCCCTGTGCGACCTGGCCGGCGTGCCGTACGTCGGGTCCGGCGTGCTGGCCGGCGCGCTGGCGATGGACAAGTGGGCGACGAAGCTGATCGCGGCCGACCTCGGGATCGCCATCGCGCCCGGCGTGCTGCTGACGCCGTCGACGGCGCCCGGCTGCCGCTGGACCCGTCCCGTCGTCGTCAAGCCGGTCGCCGCGGGATCCAGCCAGGGCGTCACTCTGGTCCGCGACGCCGCCGGCCTGCCCGCCGCGCTGGATGCCGCGTTCGCGCTGGACGACCGCGTGCTCGTCGAGGACCTCGTCGTCGGCCGCGAGATCGACCTCGCCGTCCTCGCCCGCCCGGACGGGTCGCGCACCGTCGCGCCCGCGCTGGAGATCGTCGTCGCCGGCGGGGTGTTCGACTACGAGCAGAAGTACGGCGGCGGGGCGGACTTCCGCATCCCGGCCGAGCTCGCCGACACCGAGCGCAAGGCCCTCGAGGACGCCGCGGTCGCGATGTTCGACGGGCTCGGGTGCGCCGGCTTCGCGCGGATCGACTTCTTCCTGACGGCGGACGGCCCGGTGCTCAACGAGGTCAACACCATGCCGGGCTTCACCGAGCAGTCGCAGGTGCCGAAGATGTTCGCCGCGGCGGGGGTCTCCTACGCCGAGCTGCTGGACCTGCTCGTCCGCGACGTCCTCGGATGA
- a CDS encoding SigE family RNA polymerase sigma factor — MDAQTEEQFRSFVEGRSLALLRTAYALCGDRHAAEDLVQGALAKLYRRWQKVEDPEGYVRRILYNDQVSKWRRRGILREDPVDAVPDAPLPDRVASVDARLDVWELLQQLAPRQRAVLVLRYYEDLSEREIAAVLGCSLGTVRSQASRAIARLRVLAPELNATLPVDGGHA; from the coding sequence GTGGACGCGCAGACCGAGGAGCAGTTCCGGAGCTTCGTCGAGGGGCGGTCGCTCGCGCTGCTGCGCACGGCGTACGCCCTGTGCGGCGACCGGCACGCCGCCGAGGACCTCGTGCAGGGCGCCCTCGCCAAGCTGTACCGGCGATGGCAGAAAGTCGAGGATCCCGAGGGCTACGTCCGGCGCATCCTCTACAACGACCAGGTCAGCAAGTGGCGCCGCCGCGGGATCCTGCGTGAGGACCCCGTCGACGCCGTCCCCGATGCGCCGCTCCCCGACCGTGTCGCCAGCGTCGACGCCCGCCTCGACGTGTGGGAGCTGCTGCAGCAACTGGCGCCACGACAACGGGCGGTGCTGGTGCTGCGCTACTACGAGGACCTGTCCGAACGCGAGATCGCCGCGGTGCTCGGCTGCTCCCTCGGCACGGTTCGCAGCCAGGCGTCCCGGGCCATCGCCCGGCTCCGCGTCCTGGCACCGGAACTGAATGCCACGCTTCCCGTGGACGGAGGGCACGCATGA
- the alr gene encoding alanine racemase, whose protein sequence is MTAAAAVAVETAAPAVISRPTLTVDLAAVAANTRTLAAHAPASALMAVVKADGFGHGAAAVARTALAAGATRLGVTSVDEALALRAAGIDAPILSWLNPVDADFAAAVAVGIDLAVPSREHLDAVAAAANAGTARVHLHLDTGLARDGAPPAEWSQLCRAARLAEQRGLLRVDGVMGHLACADVPADPSNASGRTRFAWGVEVARATGLRPVHRHLAATAATLTDPRTHHTLVRVGAGLFGIDPSGTVRLRPAQTLTAPVVSVRRVRAGTPVGYGHTWTAPAATHLGLLPLGYADGLPRSASGPDGRAEVLVRGRRRRVVGLISMDQAVVDLGDDAVPPGEVATVFGPGDDGEPTAADWAAWAGTIEHEIVTGIGRRVARRTAPARATLRSVR, encoded by the coding sequence ATGACCGCCGCTGCCGCCGTCGCCGTGGAGACCGCCGCCCCCGCCGTGATCAGCCGGCCGACGCTCACCGTCGACCTCGCCGCCGTCGCCGCCAACACCCGCACGCTCGCCGCCCACGCGCCCGCCTCGGCCCTGATGGCGGTCGTCAAGGCCGACGGGTTCGGCCACGGCGCCGCCGCGGTCGCCCGGACGGCGCTCGCCGCGGGCGCGACCCGGCTCGGCGTCACCAGCGTCGACGAGGCGCTCGCCCTGCGCGCCGCCGGCATCGACGCGCCGATCCTGAGCTGGCTGAACCCCGTCGACGCGGACTTCGCGGCCGCCGTCGCAGTGGGGATCGACCTCGCCGTCCCCAGCCGGGAACACCTCGACGCCGTCGCCGCGGCGGCGAACGCCGGGACCGCGCGCGTGCACCTGCACCTCGACACCGGGCTGGCCCGCGACGGCGCTCCCCCGGCAGAGTGGTCCCAGCTCTGCCGGGCCGCCCGCCTCGCCGAGCAGCGCGGGCTCTTGCGGGTCGACGGCGTCATGGGCCACCTGGCCTGCGCCGACGTCCCTGCGGACCCGTCCAACGCCTCCGGCCGGACCCGGTTCGCCTGGGGTGTCGAGGTCGCCCGCGCCACCGGGCTGCGGCCCGTGCACCGGCACCTCGCCGCGACGGCCGCGACCCTCACCGACCCGCGCACCCACCACACCCTGGTCCGCGTCGGCGCCGGCCTGTTCGGCATCGACCCGTCGGGCACGGTCCGGCTGCGCCCGGCGCAGACGCTGACGGCCCCGGTCGTGTCCGTCCGGCGGGTTCGCGCCGGGACGCCGGTCGGCTACGGGCACACCTGGACGGCGCCCGCGGCGACCCACCTCGGGCTGTTGCCGCTCGGGTACGCCGACGGGCTGCCGCGGTCGGCGTCCGGGCCGGACGGCCGGGCCGAGGTCCTGGTCCGTGGCCGCCGACGGCGCGTCGTCGGGCTGATCTCCATGGACCAGGCCGTCGTCGACCTCGGCGACGACGCGGTGCCGCCCGGCGAGGTCGCGACGGTGTTCGGCCCCGGCGACGACGGGGAGCCGACGGCGGCCGACTGGGCCGCGTGGGCGGGCACGATCGAGCACGAGATCGTCACCGGCATCGGCCGCCGGGTCGCCCGACGGACGGCTCCGGCCCGCGCGACGCTGAGGAGCGTCCGATGA
- a CDS encoding DUF429 domain-containing protein: MSVRTVGVDLSAEPAGTAVATLEWADGAAVVTGLAERADDEVVLEAITKADKAGIDCPFGWPLPFVDFVSGHRDGHVSGHPTLEGRDWRRELANRTTDTAVRERTGLIPLSVAADRIGHAAFRCAWLLAQLSRRGVDVHRAGTGRVVEVYPAASLKVWGLRQRGYKGAAHRAERDQIVTELRAAAPWLDLGAHDEQCRASDHALDAVVAALSARAAAIGLVTTPASDQAAAAAVEGWIAVPTAGIDALAAAEPPV; this comes from the coding sequence ATGAGCGTGCGGACCGTCGGCGTCGATCTGAGCGCGGAACCGGCCGGGACGGCCGTCGCCACGCTGGAGTGGGCCGACGGTGCCGCCGTCGTCACCGGGCTGGCCGAGCGGGCGGACGACGAGGTCGTCCTCGAAGCCATCACGAAGGCCGACAAGGCCGGCATCGACTGCCCGTTCGGCTGGCCGCTGCCGTTCGTCGACTTCGTGTCCGGGCATCGCGACGGTCACGTGTCCGGCCATCCGACGTTGGAGGGGCGCGACTGGCGGCGCGAGCTGGCCAACCGCACCACCGACACCGCCGTCCGCGAGAGGACCGGCCTGATCCCGCTCAGCGTCGCCGCCGACCGCATCGGGCACGCCGCGTTCCGGTGCGCCTGGCTGCTCGCCCAGCTCAGCCGGCGCGGCGTCGACGTGCACCGGGCCGGGACCGGGCGGGTCGTCGAGGTGTATCCGGCGGCCTCGCTGAAGGTCTGGGGCCTGCGGCAGCGCGGCTACAAGGGAGCCGCCCACCGCGCGGAGCGGGACCAGATCGTCACGGAGCTGCGTGCCGCGGCACCCTGGCTCGACCTCGGCGCCCATGACGAGCAATGCCGCGCGTCCGACCACGCGCTCGACGCCGTCGTCGCGGCGCTCAGTGCCCGGGCGGCGGCGATCGGCCTGGTCACCACCCCTGCGAGTGACCAGGCCGCCGCGGCGGCCGTCGAAGGCTGGATCGCGGTGCCCACCGCGGGCATCGACGCGCTCGCGGCCGCGGAGCCGCCGGTCTAG
- a CDS encoding sigma-70 family RNA polymerase sigma factor: protein MSTTDEDFTDWYVALRPRVLRAVTIAVGDRDLAEEATAEAFARALARWPAGAALDSPVTWLLKVAVNEVRSRWRRGRLERRHLQRLAAEPERHTPAAEPRDDALWSAVAALPERSRQVIAMRYVLDLTEHEIAAALGITRGTVASTLSRARQQLATALTHEETS, encoded by the coding sequence GTGAGCACGACGGACGAGGACTTCACCGACTGGTACGTGGCGCTGCGGCCGCGCGTGCTGCGGGCCGTGACCATCGCCGTCGGCGACCGCGACCTGGCCGAGGAGGCCACCGCCGAGGCGTTCGCCCGCGCACTGGCGCGCTGGCCCGCCGGCGCGGCCCTGGACTCCCCCGTCACCTGGCTGCTGAAGGTCGCCGTCAACGAGGTCCGGTCGCGCTGGCGGCGCGGCCGGCTCGAGCGGCGGCACCTGCAGCGCCTGGCCGCGGAGCCCGAACGGCACACCCCGGCCGCCGAGCCGCGCGACGACGCGCTGTGGTCGGCGGTCGCGGCGCTGCCCGAGCGCAGTCGCCAGGTGATCGCGATGCGCTACGTTCTCGACCTCACCGAGCACGAGATCGCCGCCGCCCTGGGCATCACCCGGGGCACGGTCGCGTCGACGCTGAGCCGGGCCCGCCAGCAGCTCGCGACCGCCCTCACCCACGAGGAGACATCATGA
- a CDS encoding sensor histidine kinase, with protein MTTDWRGWVPDISAAVVVAFLGLYEAATAWVLPGHQVQLAFVAVGTAAAVGLSRRLPAAALGLAWAVCGLQLLAGIDLMLVQLFVAAVAFGTARWGSAATVWLSALSIPVAAMIVTVIVNSRGLGGLAQLAGNRSLLDAVRELSVTWQLAAAVMGMATLGAPWLIGLALRYGDRARSSQASQEAAEEDAARAVRETEQAREIARLREEQARLANDVHDVVGHSLAVILAQAESAQYLDDTDPQAMKDTMAKIATSARTSLRDVRQVLADTKQPPAQPAGLDTLIDGVRASGHEVVSAEIGVPRPMPPELEVVAFRVLQEMLTNAIKHGRRDSPVHVERHWEGELRIEVRNVVHVSPFAPSTGGSGGTGGSGGAGLDGMRRRLESVGGRLDVRRRDEADGTTFTATAWVPVRAGGA; from the coding sequence ATGACCACCGACTGGCGGGGCTGGGTCCCCGACATCTCCGCGGCGGTGGTCGTCGCGTTCCTCGGGCTGTACGAGGCGGCGACGGCGTGGGTGCTGCCGGGGCACCAGGTCCAGCTGGCGTTCGTCGCCGTCGGGACCGCCGCCGCCGTCGGGCTGAGCCGCCGGCTGCCGGCCGCCGCGCTGGGCCTGGCGTGGGCGGTGTGCGGGCTGCAGCTGCTGGCCGGCATCGACCTCATGCTGGTGCAGCTGTTCGTCGCGGCGGTGGCGTTCGGGACGGCCCGCTGGGGCAGCGCCGCGACGGTGTGGCTGAGCGCGCTGTCCATCCCGGTCGCCGCGATGATCGTCACCGTCATCGTCAACTCGCGCGGCCTCGGCGGGCTGGCCCAGCTCGCCGGCAACCGGAGCCTCCTCGACGCCGTCCGCGAGCTGAGCGTGACGTGGCAGCTCGCCGCCGCCGTCATGGGGATGGCGACGCTCGGGGCACCGTGGCTGATCGGGCTCGCGCTGCGCTACGGCGACCGCGCCCGCTCCTCCCAGGCGTCGCAGGAGGCCGCCGAGGAGGACGCCGCGCGCGCCGTCCGCGAGACCGAGCAGGCCCGCGAGATCGCCCGGTTGCGCGAAGAGCAGGCCCGCCTCGCCAACGACGTGCATGATGTGGTCGGGCACTCGCTGGCGGTGATCCTGGCGCAGGCCGAGTCCGCCCAGTACCTCGACGACACCGACCCGCAGGCCATGAAGGACACGATGGCGAAGATCGCGACGTCCGCACGGACCTCGCTGCGCGACGTGCGGCAGGTGCTGGCCGACACCAAGCAGCCGCCCGCGCAGCCGGCCGGCCTCGACACCCTGATCGACGGCGTCCGGGCCAGCGGCCACGAGGTGGTGTCGGCGGAGATCGGCGTGCCCCGGCCGATGCCGCCGGAACTCGAGGTCGTCGCGTTCCGGGTGCTGCAGGAGATGCTGACCAACGCGATCAAGCACGGTCGGCGCGACTCCCCCGTCCACGTCGAGCGCCACTGGGAGGGCGAGTTGCGCATCGAGGTCCGCAACGTCGTCCACGTGTCGCCGTTCGCGCCGTCGACCGGCGGCTCCGGCGGGACCGGCGGCTCCGGCGGGGCCGGGCTGGACGGGATGCGCCGCCGCCTCGAGTCGGTCGGCGGCCGCCTGGACGTCCGCCGCCGCGACGAAGCGGACGGGACGACCTTCACGGCGACGGCGTGGGTGCCGGTGCGGGCGGGCGGCGCATGA
- a CDS encoding DUF2510 domain-containing protein yields the protein MTERDGEPRQPGWYPDDAGNVRWWNGQFWSHTSPSARIQAPAAAPNPPMPPSSPASEPSGDGVLLGVAGVVTGLVGNAAGLYSFVRPVSEIGNGSVSLPVVLGIVAVGLSIGALRRRRLLLGVLGIMAGTASFMLTALVILVLSTLAY from the coding sequence ATGACGGAGCGGGACGGCGAACCGCGGCAGCCCGGATGGTACCCGGACGATGCCGGAAATGTCCGGTGGTGGAACGGCCAGTTCTGGTCGCACACCTCGCCGTCGGCCCGGATCCAGGCGCCCGCGGCGGCACCGAACCCGCCGATGCCGCCGTCGTCCCCGGCCTCCGAGCCCAGTGGCGACGGCGTCCTCCTCGGCGTCGCCGGGGTCGTCACGGGCCTGGTCGGCAACGCCGCCGGGCTGTACTCGTTCGTGCGGCCCGTGAGCGAGATCGGGAACGGGAGCGTGTCCCTGCCGGTCGTGCTGGGGATCGTCGCCGTCGGGCTGTCCATCGGGGCGTTGCGACGGCGGCGGCTGCTGCTGGGCGTGCTGGGCATCATGGCGGGGACGGCGTCGTTCATGCTGACGGCGCTGGTGATCCTGGTGCTGTCGACCCTGGCGTACTGA
- a CDS encoding DUF6328 family protein, with protein sequence MAELRYRRDEDQAERYDRHWNELLQELRIAQTGVQILFAFLLTIAFTTPFRDDSDEFTHDVFAVTIVLAALSMALLIAPVSFHRVVYKKKLRDRMIPMASKMTAGGLFFLMLAVCGGLLLALDVVLVRWLAITVASVALLWFVTFWYVIPGRVRAGGRS encoded by the coding sequence GTGGCTGAGCTTCGCTACAGGCGCGACGAGGACCAGGCCGAGCGCTACGACCGGCACTGGAACGAGCTGCTGCAGGAGCTGCGGATCGCCCAGACGGGCGTGCAGATCCTGTTCGCGTTCCTGCTGACCATCGCGTTCACGACCCCCTTCCGCGACGACTCCGACGAGTTCACCCACGACGTGTTCGCGGTGACGATCGTCCTCGCCGCGCTGTCGATGGCGCTGCTGATCGCGCCGGTCTCCTTCCACCGGGTGGTGTACAAGAAGAAGCTTCGCGACAGAATGATCCCGATGGCTTCGAAGATGACCGCGGGTGGCCTGTTCTTCTTGATGCTCGCCGTGTGCGGCGGGCTGCTGCTGGCGCTCGACGTCGTGCTGGTCCGCTGGCTGGCGATCACCGTCGCGTCGGTCGCTCTGCTCTGGTTCGTCACGTTCTGGTACGTCATCCCCGGCCGGGTGCGCGCGGGAGGCCGGTCTTGA
- a CDS encoding response regulator: MTAGSADDIRVLLVDDQELFREGVRVIVDAQDGMTVVGSAGDGLEAVRLVDRLSPDVVLMDIRMPDMDGVEATRQIFLPDRVARRASPVRVVVLTTFNLDDRAATAIRYGASGFLLKDTTPLQLRDAIRTVYAGNAVLAPQDLATLLDGQFRSRSAVPTAYLSLTDKEREVFTAVARGLSNTEIAGLVFASESTVKTHVGAILRKLALRDRVQIVVFAHEHGLLDQG; encoded by the coding sequence ATGACGGCTGGCTCGGCGGACGACATCCGGGTGCTCCTGGTCGACGACCAGGAGCTCTTCCGTGAGGGCGTCCGGGTCATCGTCGACGCCCAGGACGGCATGACGGTGGTCGGCTCGGCGGGCGACGGGCTCGAGGCGGTCCGCCTGGTCGACCGGCTCTCCCCCGACGTCGTCCTCATGGACATCCGGATGCCCGACATGGACGGCGTCGAGGCGACCCGGCAGATCTTCCTGCCCGACCGCGTGGCCCGGCGCGCCTCGCCCGTGCGGGTGGTCGTCCTGACGACCTTCAACCTCGACGACCGCGCGGCGACGGCGATCCGCTACGGCGCCAGCGGCTTCCTGCTCAAGGACACCACGCCACTGCAGCTGCGCGACGCGATCCGCACGGTGTACGCGGGAAACGCGGTGCTGGCGCCCCAGGACCTCGCGACCCTGCTCGACGGCCAGTTCCGGTCCCGCTCCGCGGTGCCGACGGCGTACCTGTCGCTGACCGACAAGGAGCGCGAGGTCTTCACCGCCGTCGCACGCGGACTGTCCAACACCGAGATCGCCGGCCTCGTCTTCGCCAGCGAGTCGACGGTGAAGACACACGTGGGCGCGATCCTGCGCAAGCTCGCCCTGCGCGACCGGGTCCAGATCGTCGTCTTCGCCCACGAGCACGGCCTCCTCGACCAGGGCTGA
- a CDS encoding COG4315 family predicted lipoprotein, translating to MRISTAVALGAGLVLALAGCSDDDGDGGSGDTAAPSAEAPAGGTTPSEGVTPPSEEPTSEAPAAAAELAVATGDLGEVVVDGQGMTVYMYTNDTQGSGSSSCADQCAAAWPAVHAASATPTVEGVTGEVGTITGVDGELQVTLNGWPLYTYAQDQAAGDVTGQGVGSVWYVISPAGEPVMSGGSTY from the coding sequence ATGAGGATCAGCACAGCGGTCGCGCTCGGCGCCGGACTCGTGCTCGCGCTGGCGGGCTGCTCGGACGACGACGGCGACGGCGGCAGCGGCGACACCGCGGCTCCGTCGGCCGAGGCGCCCGCGGGCGGCACGACGCCGTCGGAGGGCGTGACACCGCCGTCGGAGGAGCCCACCTCGGAGGCACCGGCGGCGGCCGCCGAGCTGGCCGTCGCGACCGGCGACCTCGGCGAGGTCGTCGTCGACGGCCAGGGCATGACGGTGTACATGTACACCAACGACACCCAGGGCTCCGGGTCCAGCTCCTGCGCCGACCAGTGCGCGGCCGCCTGGCCCGCCGTCCACGCCGCGTCGGCGACCCCGACGGTCGAGGGCGTCACGGGTGAGGTCGGCACCATCACCGGTGTCGACGGCGAGCTGCAGGTGACGCTCAACGGCTGGCCCCTCTACACCTACGCGCAGGACCAGGCCGCCGGCGACGTGACCGGCCAGGGCGTGGGGAGCGTCTGGTACGTCATCTCGCCCGCGGGCGAGCCCGTCATGTCGGGCGGCTCGACCTACTAG
- a CDS encoding LLM class flavin-dependent oxidoreductase: MTTEPPIPDPALVVLVGASGSGKSTWAQARYRAQEIVSSDDLRGVVGSGRHDLDATDDAFDLLDRIVAARAGRGLTVVVDTLGLDGARRRSYLAQARAAGLPAVAVLVDTSADVCRARNTARDRPVPAPALAGQLRKAGQVGAELDGEGWDLVVTVRSDDGVRSAAAPVVSPATAAEPARDPDRQVILQVSRFPWGDDPATWLREVALAADAAGFAGLALMDHLIQIPQVGRAWDPVPEPFTTLGMIAGLGTGLRLGPLCTPVTFRRGGVIAKSIATLDVLSGGRAFVGIGAGWFGREHEVHDLPFPSPKERLDELERAVETMRALWASGTKAYAGAHVSLPETTSYPRPTGSPQIIVGGGGDRSLRIAAELGDACNVRTDDGFEEKLAVFEKHRDRTGRDVAVTVLDLPIVGRDRDDVWRRVERARGNAPAAAYAAKHHAATVQATAERYQELFARGVRTIFVAVQDLASPDDVLALAPITAR; encoded by the coding sequence GTGACGACGGAGCCGCCGATCCCCGATCCGGCGCTGGTGGTGCTGGTCGGCGCCTCCGGCTCGGGCAAGTCGACGTGGGCGCAGGCCCGCTACCGCGCGCAGGAGATCGTCTCGTCCGACGACCTGCGCGGCGTGGTCGGCAGCGGCCGGCACGACCTCGACGCCACCGACGACGCGTTCGACCTGCTCGACCGCATCGTCGCCGCACGGGCGGGCCGCGGGCTCACCGTCGTCGTCGACACCCTGGGGCTCGACGGCGCCCGCCGGCGGTCGTACCTCGCGCAGGCCCGAGCTGCCGGGCTGCCCGCCGTCGCCGTCCTCGTCGACACATCCGCCGACGTGTGCCGGGCCCGCAACACCGCCCGCGACCGGCCGGTGCCGGCGCCGGCGCTCGCGGGTCAGCTGCGCAAGGCCGGACAGGTGGGCGCCGAGCTCGACGGCGAGGGCTGGGACCTCGTCGTCACGGTGCGCAGCGACGACGGCGTCCGCTCGGCCGCCGCTCCGGTCGTCTCCCCCGCAACAGCAGCCGAACCCGCCCGCGACCCCGACCGGCAGGTGATCCTGCAGGTCTCGCGTTTCCCCTGGGGCGACGACCCCGCGACCTGGCTCAGGGAGGTCGCGCTGGCCGCGGACGCCGCCGGGTTCGCGGGCCTGGCGCTGATGGACCACCTGATCCAGATTCCGCAGGTCGGCCGCGCGTGGGACCCGGTCCCGGAGCCGTTCACGACGCTCGGCATGATCGCCGGCCTCGGCACCGGGCTGCGGCTCGGCCCGCTGTGCACGCCGGTGACGTTCCGCCGCGGCGGCGTCATCGCGAAGTCGATCGCCACGCTCGACGTGCTGTCCGGCGGGCGGGCGTTCGTCGGCATCGGCGCAGGCTGGTTCGGCCGCGAGCACGAGGTGCACGACCTGCCGTTCCCGTCGCCGAAGGAGCGCCTCGACGAGCTGGAGCGCGCCGTCGAGACCATGCGGGCGCTCTGGGCCAGCGGCACCAAGGCCTACGCCGGCGCGCACGTCAGCCTGCCCGAGACCACCTCCTACCCGCGGCCCACCGGGTCGCCGCAGATCATCGTGGGTGGCGGCGGCGACCGGTCGCTGCGCATCGCCGCCGAACTGGGCGACGCCTGCAACGTGCGCACCGACGACGGCTTCGAGGAGAAGCTGGCGGTGTTCGAGAAGCACCGCGACCGCACCGGGCGCGATGTCGCCGTCACCGTCCTCGACCTGCCGATCGTCGGCCGCGACCGCGACGACGTGTGGCGGCGGGTCGAGCGGGCCCGCGGCAACGCCCCCGCCGCCGCCTATGCCGCCAAGCACCACGCGGCGACGGTGCAGGCGACGGCCGAGCGGTACCAGGAGCTGTTCGCCCGCGGCGTCCGGACGATCTTCGTCGCCGTCCAGGACCTCGCCTCGCCCGACGACGTCCTCGCGCTCGCCCCGATCACCGCCCGCTGA